In Rhodobacter xanthinilyticus, a single window of DNA contains:
- a CDS encoding flagellin: MNYISVGDMAQTYQMRLHNTQLKTTLNRLSEEVVTGIQKDVGKAVGGDFTMLSSINRSISAIASYDQATAEAGIFADAMQNSLDLMRTSASEIGVSLMSAATSSTPTLVNTTVATASDMFSSIVDALNTNVSGRYVFSGTATDTKPLDAAEDILSALGAHVAGLTTSADIEAAVEAWFMADPGDGGFIDQSYHGSQSELGPIRVADGQTVKLQMRAVDPEIREALAGFALAALVSNNYVGSDFTIHSELAQASGERIVAAGSTLASLQAGVGSVQGRISDAQTQNAAEKSSLEIARTNLIGADPYDSATALEAAQSQLETLYTLTARLSSLSLADYL, from the coding sequence ATGAATTACATTTCCGTCGGCGACATGGCTCAGACCTATCAGATGCGGCTCCATAATACGCAGCTGAAAACCACGCTCAACCGCCTCTCGGAGGAGGTCGTGACCGGCATTCAGAAAGACGTCGGAAAAGCCGTCGGGGGCGATTTCACGATGCTCTCCTCGATCAACCGCTCGATCTCCGCGATCGCCTCTTACGATCAGGCGACGGCCGAGGCGGGGATCTTCGCCGATGCCATGCAAAACAGTCTCGATCTGATGCGCACCTCGGCGAGCGAAATCGGGGTGAGCCTGATGTCGGCTGCGACGAGCTCGACGCCGACCCTCGTCAACACCACGGTCGCCACCGCCAGCGACATGTTCTCCTCGATCGTGGATGCGCTGAACACCAATGTCTCCGGGCGCTATGTCTTCTCCGGCACGGCGACCGATACGAAGCCCCTCGACGCGGCCGAAGATATTCTGAGTGCGCTGGGCGCGCATGTTGCCGGCCTGACAACCTCTGCTGATATCGAGGCGGCGGTCGAGGCCTGGTTCATGGCCGATCCGGGTGATGGTGGGTTCATCGACCAATCCTACCACGGCAGCCAGTCCGAGCTCGGTCCGATCCGCGTGGCCGATGGCCAGACCGTCAAGCTGCAGATGCGTGCCGTCGATCCGGAGATTCGGGAGGCTCTCGCCGGCTTTGCCCTCGCCGCATTGGTGAGCAACAACTACGTCGGTTCCGATTTCACCATCCACTCCGAGCTCGCGCAAGCCTCCGGGGAGCGGATTGTCGCGGCGGGCAGCACGCTTGCCTCCCTGCAGGCCGGCGTGGGCAGTGTTCAGGGCCGCATCTCCGATGCCCAGACCCAGAATGCCGCCGAGAAATCGTCGCTCGAAATCGCCCGCACCAATTTGATCGGCGCCGACCCCTACGACAGCGCGACGGCGCTCGAGGCGGCGCAATCGCAGCTTGAAACCCTCTATACCTTGACCGCGCGACTCTCGTCGCTCTCCTTGGCGGATTATCTGTGA
- the amaB gene encoding L-piperidine-6-carboxylate dehydrogenase, whose translation MSLATEAKTLLDQLGVDAALYTGGPMASFSPVTGEQIGALVTDTPATAEAAIARAKVAFKAWREVPAPKRGELVRLLGEELRAAKDALGRLVSIEAGKSPSEGLGEVQEMIDICDFAVGLSRQLYGLTIATERPGHRMMETWHPLGVVGVISAFNFPVAVWSWNTALALVCGNSVIWKPSEKTPLTALASQAILERALARFGAAPADLSQVLIGAGDVGNTLVESHDVALISATGSTRMGRIVGPKVAARFGRSILELGGNNAGIVCPSADLDMALRAVAFGAMGTAGQRCTTMRRLFVHESVYDALVPRLIKAYASVSVGNPLETQALVGPLIDKLAFDAMQSALEAARAAGGKVHGGARASVASNAAYYVHPALVEMPEQTGPVLEETFAPILYVMKYNDFDAVLESHNAVGAGLSSSIFTLDMREMETFLSARGSDCGIANVNIGTSGAEIGGAFGGEKETGGGRESGSDAWKGYMRRATNTINFSRELPLAQGVVFDID comes from the coding sequence ATGTCGCTTGCAACCGAAGCCAAAACGCTCCTCGATCAGCTCGGCGTCGATGCCGCTCTCTATACCGGCGGGCCGATGGCCAGCTTCAGCCCGGTGACCGGCGAGCAGATCGGCGCCCTGGTGACCGACACCCCCGCCACCGCCGAGGCCGCGATCGCGCGCGCCAAGGTGGCGTTCAAGGCCTGGCGCGAGGTGCCCGCGCCCAAGCGCGGCGAGCTCGTGCGGCTTCTGGGCGAGGAGCTGCGCGCCGCGAAGGACGCGCTCGGCCGTCTCGTCTCGATCGAGGCCGGCAAGAGCCCGTCCGAGGGCCTCGGCGAGGTGCAGGAGATGATCGACATCTGCGATTTCGCGGTCGGCCTCTCGCGCCAGCTTTACGGCCTGACCATCGCGACCGAGCGCCCGGGCCACCGGATGATGGAAACCTGGCACCCGCTCGGCGTCGTCGGCGTGATCTCGGCCTTCAACTTCCCGGTCGCGGTCTGGTCGTGGAACACCGCGCTCGCGCTCGTGTGCGGCAACAGCGTGATCTGGAAACCCTCGGAAAAGACGCCGCTCACCGCGCTTGCGAGCCAGGCGATCCTCGAACGCGCGCTGGCGCGGTTCGGCGCGGCGCCGGCAGATCTCTCGCAGGTGCTGATCGGCGCGGGCGATGTCGGCAACACGCTCGTCGAGAGCCATGATGTCGCGCTGATCTCGGCCACTGGCTCGACCCGCATGGGCCGGATCGTCGGGCCGAAGGTCGCGGCGCGGTTCGGGCGCTCGATCCTCGAGCTCGGCGGCAACAACGCGGGCATCGTCTGCCCCTCGGCCGATCTCGACATGGCGCTGCGCGCGGTCGCCTTCGGCGCGATGGGCACGGCGGGCCAACGCTGCACCACGATGCGCCGGCTCTTCGTGCATGAGAGCGTCTATGACGCGCTGGTGCCGCGGCTGATCAAGGCCTATGCGAGCGTTTCGGTGGGCAACCCGCTCGAGACGCAGGCGCTCGTCGGGCCGCTGATCGACAAGCTCGCCTTCGACGCGATGCAGAGCGCGCTCGAGGCCGCGCGGGCGGCGGGCGGCAAGGTCCATGGCGGGGCGCGCGCCTCGGTCGCCTCGAACGCGGCCTATTATGTGCACCCGGCCTTGGTCGAAATGCCCGAGCAAACCGGGCCGGTTCTCGAAGAGACCTTCGCGCCGATCCTTTATGTCATGAAATACAATGACTTCGATGCCGTGCTCGAGAGCCACAACGCGGTCGGCGCGGGGCTGAGCTCGTCGATCTTCACGCTCGACATGCGCGAGATGGAGACCTTCCTGTCGGCGCGCGGCTCGGATTGCGGGATCGCCAATGTCAATATCGGCACCTCGGGCGCCGAGATCGGCGGCGCGTTCGGCGGCGAGAAAGAGACCGGCGGCGGGCGCGAGAGCGGCTCGGATGCGTGGAAGGGCTACATGCGCCGCGCGACCAATACGATCAACTTCTCGCGCGAGCTGCCGCTGGCGCAGGGCGTCGTTTTCGATATCGACTGA
- a CDS encoding paraquat-inducible protein A, with translation MDDMGRDRQEMTVLTARDAGLVGCTRCGRVWPEGTAECGRCGARLHPVDGRGLQRVWAWWLAGLIFYIPANLTPMLRTATLTGHQENTILGGVVELVAHGSYFVAAIVFLASIVIPISKFLAIAYLALSVGNERRAGAHPHLHLYEVVEFIGRWSMIDVFVVAILSALVQLGTVASIHPGPAAASFALSVALTMLSAQSFDPRLIWRGPARTTGP, from the coding sequence ATGGACGATATGGGACGCGATCGGCAGGAAATGACCGTGCTCACCGCGCGCGATGCGGGGCTGGTGGGGTGCACGCGCTGCGGGCGGGTCTGGCCCGAGGGCACGGCGGAGTGCGGGCGCTGTGGCGCGCGGCTGCACCCGGTCGACGGGCGCGGGCTGCAACGGGTCTGGGCCTGGTGGCTGGCGGGGCTGATCTTCTACATCCCCGCGAACCTCACGCCGATGCTGCGCACCGCCACGCTCACCGGACATCAGGAAAACACCATCCTCGGCGGCGTGGTCGAGCTCGTCGCCCATGGCAGCTATTTCGTCGCCGCGATCGTGTTCCTCGCCTCGATCGTGATCCCGATCTCGAAATTTCTCGCCATCGCCTATCTGGCGCTCTCGGTCGGCAATGAACGCCGCGCCGGCGCGCATCCGCATCTTCATCTCTACGAAGTCGTCGAATTCATTGGCCGCTGGTCGATGATCGACGTATTCGTGGTGGCAATTCTCTCGGCGCTGGTGCAACTGGGCACCGTCGCCTCGATCCATCCGGGGCCCGCTGCGGCCTCCTTCGCGCTCTCGGTTGCGCTCACCATGCTCTCGGCGCAAAGTTTCGACCCGCGGCTGATCTGGCGCGGCCCCGCAAGGACGACAGGACCATGA
- a CDS encoding flagellar motor protein MotB, with product MSARENAAPVIIKRKKVVGGDGHHGGAWKVAYADFVTAMMAFFLLMWLLNATTEKQRKGLADYFNPTIPINRISGGGEGAFGGDSVFSEDQVAQTGTGASAQKPAQERQAKGQQGEAAADKKEEAAKAEETAQLEKAARDLQQALAGVGGESMVTENLARHIVTRVTDEGLIVEFFDLEEEPLFVGETDEPQPVLREISKMLVRVFGLVKNPVALNGYSKSYPEMLRQNPVWDLSLARAQAMRQLLEADGLDKMRVDRVTGFADRRPASQHPMAVRNNRLELILLRNGK from the coding sequence ATGAGCGCGCGTGAAAATGCGGCGCCAGTCATCATCAAACGCAAGAAGGTCGTCGGCGGCGACGGGCACCACGGTGGGGCGTGGAAAGTGGCCTATGCCGACTTCGTGACCGCCATGATGGCCTTCTTTCTGCTGATGTGGCTGTTGAACGCAACGACGGAAAAACAACGCAAGGGGCTTGCGGATTATTTCAATCCGACGATCCCGATCAACCGGATCTCCGGCGGGGGCGAGGGCGCCTTCGGGGGCGATTCCGTCTTCTCCGAGGATCAGGTGGCGCAAACCGGCACCGGCGCGAGCGCGCAAAAGCCCGCGCAGGAGCGTCAGGCCAAGGGCCAGCAGGGCGAGGCGGCGGCCGACAAGAAGGAGGAGGCCGCGAAAGCCGAGGAGACCGCGCAGCTCGAGAAGGCCGCGCGCGATCTGCAACAGGCGCTGGCCGGGGTCGGCGGTGAGTCGATGGTGACGGAAAACCTCGCGCGCCACATCGTCACTCGGGTGACCGATGAGGGGCTGATCGTCGAGTTTTTCGACCTCGAGGAGGAGCCGCTGTTCGTCGGCGAGACCGATGAGCCGCAGCCGGTTCTGCGCGAGATCTCGAAGATGTTGGTGCGGGTGTTCGGGCTGGTGAAGAACCCGGTCGCGCTGAACGGTTATAGCAAGTCCTACCCCGAGATGTTGCGGCAAAACCCGGTCTGGGATCTATCCCTTGCGAGGGCTCAGGCGATGCGCCAGCTTCTTGAGGCCGATGGGCTCGACAAGATGCGGGTCGATCGGGTGACGGGGTTCGCCGATCGCCGGCCCGCCTCGCAACATCCGATGGCGGTGCGCAACAACCGGCTCGAGCTGATCTTGCTGCGCAACGGGAAGTGA
- a CDS encoding flagellar basal body P-ring protein FlgI — MKLLLALVLALLPALASAAPIRIKDLVEFDGVRGNDLVGYGLVVGLNGTGDGIRNSPFTEDIMSNILERLGVNVTGEQFRPKNVAAVMVTATLPPFARAGSKVDVTVSAIGDAKSLLGGTLIMTPLNAADGEIYAVAQGTIIAGGVSAEGQGASVVQGVPTSGSIPGGGRIEREIAFELNSLQTVRLALRTPDFTTAGRIEQAINKEFGSRVATMQDAGTVAVDIPRANMRSAAHVLGRLENIPVEPERRARVVVDQRSGTIVMGDDVRISRVAVSQGNLTLRVEEAPLVVQPNPFAEGQTVVVPRTQASIQENPGIHMAEVAEGSSLSEVVAGLNALGVSPRDMIDILKSINSAGALHAEFVVN, encoded by the coding sequence ATGAAACTCCTCCTCGCTCTCGTCCTCGCGCTGCTGCCGGCCCTCGCCTCTGCCGCGCCCATCCGCATCAAGGATCTCGTCGAGTTCGACGGGGTTCGCGGCAACGATCTCGTCGGTTACGGCTTGGTGGTCGGCCTCAATGGCACGGGCGATGGCATCCGCAACTCGCCCTTCACCGAGGATATCATGTCCAATATCCTCGAGCGGCTTGGCGTTAACGTTACCGGCGAGCAATTCCGACCAAAGAACGTCGCGGCGGTCATGGTGACCGCGACGCTGCCCCCCTTCGCGCGGGCGGGGAGCAAGGTCGATGTCACGGTCTCTGCCATCGGTGATGCCAAAAGTCTGCTGGGCGGGACGCTGATCATGACGCCGCTGAACGCGGCAGATGGTGAGATCTACGCCGTCGCGCAGGGCACGATCATCGCTGGCGGCGTGTCTGCGGAGGGGCAGGGCGCGTCCGTCGTTCAAGGCGTGCCGACCTCCGGCTCGATCCCCGGGGGCGGTCGCATCGAGCGAGAAATCGCCTTTGAGCTCAACAGCTTGCAAACGGTTCGCCTGGCCCTGCGCACGCCCGATTTCACCACCGCCGGGCGTATCGAACAGGCGATCAACAAGGAATTCGGCAGCCGGGTCGCGACCATGCAGGACGCTGGCACCGTTGCGGTCGATATCCCGCGGGCCAACATGCGCTCGGCGGCGCATGTGTTGGGGCGGCTCGAGAACATCCCGGTCGAGCCCGAGCGGCGCGCGCGCGTCGTCGTCGATCAACGCTCGGGGACGATCGTCATGGGGGATGACGTGCGCATCTCCCGCGTCGCGGTCAGCCAGGGGAACCTGACGCTGCGGGTCGAGGAGGCGCCGCTCGTGGTGCAGCCGAACCCCTTTGCCGAGGGGCAAACCGTTGTCGTCCCGCGCACCCAAGCCTCGATCCAGGAAAACCCCGGCATCCATATGGCGGAGGTGGCCGAGGGCAGTTCGCTTTCCGAGGTCGTCGCGGGGCTCAACGCCCTTGGCGTGAGCCCGCGCGACATGATCGATATCCTCAAGAGTATCAACTCGGCCGGTGCGCTCCACGCCGAATTCGTGGTGAACTGA
- a CDS encoding paraquat-inducible protein A → MSSPAPLDQLIACPSCDALHRSARLGESERAACARCGTLLITPRARSFLHVIALAFTAMILMIAAIFFPFLKISAQGFSHASSVFEVAMAFSEGFLAPLAFAVLMLIVGLPILRFGALIYVLWPLANARPAWPHAAQAFRLAEELEPWSMAEIFIIGTAVALVKIGGLASVSLGPAFWAFCALIIVTALKNAFLSQWTIWDAIGRK, encoded by the coding sequence ATGTCCAGCCCCGCCCCCCTCGATCAGCTGATCGCCTGCCCCTCTTGCGATGCGCTGCACCGCTCCGCCCGGCTGGGCGAGAGCGAGCGCGCCGCCTGCGCGCGCTGCGGCACGCTCCTGATCACGCCGCGGGCGCGGTCGTTTCTGCATGTGATCGCGCTCGCCTTCACGGCGATGATCCTGATGATCGCGGCGATCTTCTTTCCGTTCCTGAAGATCTCGGCGCAGGGGTTTTCGCACGCAAGCTCGGTCTTCGAGGTGGCGATGGCGTTTTCCGAGGGCTTCCTTGCGCCCTTGGCCTTCGCGGTCTTGATGCTGATCGTCGGGCTGCCGATCCTGCGGTTCGGGGCGCTGATCTATGTGCTCTGGCCGCTGGCCAATGCCCGCCCCGCCTGGCCGCACGCGGCGCAGGCCTTTCGTCTCGCCGAGGAGCTCGAGCCCTGGTCGATGGCCGAGATCTTCATCATCGGCACCGCGGTCGCGCTGGTGAAGATCGGCGGGCTCGCCTCGGTCTCGCTCGGGCCGGCGTTCTGGGCGTTTTGCGCGCTCATCATCGTGACGGCGCTGAAAAACGCCTTCCTCAGCCAATGGACGATATGGGACGCGATCGGCAGGAAATGA
- a CDS encoding flagellar hook protein FlgE produces the protein MSISSSLNAGVAGLAANATRLATISDNIANSGTYGYKRATADFESMVLNQARNSGTYSAGGVRASTARLIDERGSLVSTSNAMDLAVSGRGFLPVATTTQIENTFGDQPLLMTTTGSFHTDSEGVLRTDSGLVLMGWPANADGSIPTLPRDTTSGLQPVVINANQTAGDPTTTMNLGVNLPSWQTESDSTGETLPLSVEYFGNLGNSETLDVTFTPVVPASGSSNQWTMVIRDSATLDDASTAGVDESILGEYTLTFDNTSVNGGTLSSVTTVSGAVYDGANGTLTLPVAEGLQTLTLTIGKIGDTNGLTQLATDFAPTSIVKDGSPVGNLTAVEIDENGFIKATYDTGFIRTVYQIPLVDVPNPNGLTALDNQTYQVSPTSGSFFLWDAGDGPTGTVEGYAREGSAVDVAQELTNLIQTQRAYSSNAKVIQTVDEMLQETTNIKR, from the coding sequence ATGTCCATTTCCTCTTCGCTCAACGCGGGCGTTGCCGGTCTTGCCGCCAACGCCACTCGTCTTGCGACGATCTCGGATAACATCGCGAACTCCGGGACCTATGGCTATAAACGAGCGACCGCCGATTTCGAGAGCATGGTGCTCAATCAGGCGCGCAACTCGGGGACCTATTCGGCGGGGGGCGTGCGCGCCTCGACCGCGCGGCTGATCGATGAGCGCGGCTCGCTCGTCTCGACCTCGAACGCGATGGACCTCGCGGTGTCGGGGCGCGGGTTCCTGCCGGTCGCCACGACCACCCAGATCGAAAATACCTTCGGCGATCAGCCGCTTTTGATGACGACGACCGGGTCTTTCCACACCGACAGCGAGGGCGTGCTGCGCACCGATTCCGGGCTGGTGCTGATGGGCTGGCCCGCGAACGCCGATGGCTCGATCCCGACCCTGCCGCGGGATACGACCTCGGGCCTGCAGCCGGTGGTGATCAACGCCAACCAGACCGCGGGCGACCCGACCACGACGATGAACCTCGGCGTCAACCTGCCCTCCTGGCAGACGGAATCCGATTCGACCGGCGAGACGCTGCCGCTCTCGGTGGAGTATTTCGGCAACCTCGGTAACTCCGAGACCCTCGATGTCACCTTCACGCCGGTCGTGCCGGCCTCGGGCTCGTCGAACCAATGGACGATGGTGATCCGCGATTCCGCGACGCTTGATGACGCCTCGACCGCCGGGGTCGATGAGAGCATCCTGGGCGAATATACCCTGACCTTCGACAATACGAGCGTGAATGGCGGCACGCTGTCCTCGGTGACGACCGTTTCCGGCGCGGTCTATGACGGTGCGAACGGAACCTTGACGCTGCCCGTCGCGGAGGGGCTGCAAACGCTCACCCTGACGATCGGCAAGATCGGGGACACCAATGGCCTGACCCAGCTCGCCACCGATTTCGCGCCGACCTCGATCGTGAAGGACGGCTCGCCCGTGGGTAACCTGACTGCGGTGGAGATCGATGAAAACGGGTTCATCAAGGCGACCTATGACACCGGGTTCATCCGGACCGTCTACCAGATCCCGCTTGTCGATGTGCCCAACCCCAACGGCCTGACGGCGCTCGATAACCAGACCTATCAGGTCTCGCCGACCTCGGGCTCCTTCTTCCTGTGGGATGCCGGCGACGGCCCCACCGGCACGGTCGAGGGCTATGCCCGTGAGGGTTCCGCCGTCGATGTGGCACAGGAGTTGACCAACCTGATCCAGACGCAGCGCGCCTATTCCTCGAACGCCAAGGTCATTCAGACCGTGGACGAGATGCTGCAGGAGACGACCAACATCAAGCGCTGA
- the flgK gene encoding flagellar hook-associated protein FlgK, translating into MSISGSLSNALSGLTAAARMADVVSSNTANALTEGYARREISLVAQSVGGNGAGVKVVGVNRSVNEPVLQDRRIATAAASNATARTDFYAQIEEMIGTPEDASSLSSRLATLDSSLITAASMPESESRLSAVLSSARNVSDQLNEMSDGLMQIRMNADKSISAQVDTLNQSLTQIDELNAKILAVRSSGSDATALLDQRQALVDKVSEIVPVRQLQRDNDQIVLYTTGGAILLEGNPAEIGFTPTPVITAGMTRENGALSGLTINGMAVSPADDGVLGGGTLGAMFAVRDELAPEVQSQIDAVARDLIERFSDSAVDPTLTATTPGPFTDGGAVFDASLEVGLAGRIEINAAADPEQGGALWRLRDGMGATTPGDVGNSTLLVALSDALNTERVPASGDFGLSMRSASGLVSDLLSSVSSDRQASETVQSYTTARQETLNEMALADGVDTDYELQTLLKVEQAYAANARVIKTLDELMQQLLSW; encoded by the coding sequence ATGAGCATTTCGGGATCCCTTTCGAACGCACTCTCCGGGCTGACCGCAGCAGCCCGAATGGCCGATGTCGTCTCCTCGAACACTGCGAATGCGCTGACCGAAGGCTATGCGCGGCGGGAGATTTCTCTCGTCGCGCAGTCGGTCGGCGGCAATGGCGCCGGCGTCAAGGTCGTTGGCGTCAATCGGTCGGTGAATGAGCCGGTCTTGCAAGATCGCCGCATCGCCACGGCGGCCGCCAGCAATGCGACGGCCCGCACGGATTTCTACGCCCAGATCGAAGAGATGATCGGCACGCCCGAGGATGCCAGCTCGCTCTCGTCGCGCCTCGCAACCCTCGATTCGAGCCTGATCACCGCCGCCTCGATGCCGGAGAGTGAATCGCGGCTGTCGGCCGTGCTTTCGAGCGCGCGAAACGTCTCCGATCAGCTCAACGAGATGTCCGACGGGCTGATGCAAATTCGCATGAATGCGGACAAATCGATCTCGGCGCAGGTCGATACGCTCAACCAGTCACTCACTCAGATCGATGAGCTCAACGCGAAGATCCTCGCGGTCCGCAGCTCTGGCAGCGATGCGACCGCGCTCCTCGATCAGCGCCAGGCCCTCGTCGACAAGGTGTCCGAGATCGTTCCGGTGCGCCAGTTGCAGCGCGATAATGACCAGATCGTCCTTTACACCACCGGCGGCGCGATCTTGCTCGAGGGGAACCCGGCGGAGATCGGCTTCACCCCGACCCCGGTGATCACCGCCGGCATGACCCGCGAAAATGGCGCGTTGAGCGGGTTGACGATCAACGGGATGGCGGTTTCTCCCGCCGACGATGGCGTCCTGGGGGGCGGAACCCTCGGGGCCATGTTCGCGGTGCGCGACGAGCTTGCCCCCGAGGTTCAAAGCCAGATCGACGCGGTCGCGCGGGATCTGATCGAACGGTTTTCCGACAGCGCGGTGGACCCGACCCTCACCGCCACGACGCCCGGGCCTTTCACGGATGGCGGGGCGGTCTTCGATGCAAGCCTCGAGGTCGGGCTTGCCGGGCGGATCGAAATCAACGCCGCCGCAGATCCGGAACAGGGCGGTGCGCTTTGGCGCCTTCGCGACGGTATGGGCGCGACAACCCCGGGCGATGTCGGAAACTCGACCCTGCTCGTCGCGCTCAGCGACGCGCTCAACACCGAGCGCGTGCCCGCTTCCGGCGATTTCGGCCTCTCGATGCGCAGCGCCTCCGGGCTCGTGTCCGATCTGCTTTCCTCTGTCTCGAGCGATCGCCAGGCTTCGGAAACCGTGCAGTCCTACACCACCGCGCGGCAGGAAACCCTGAACGAGATGGCCCTCGCCGATGGGGTCGACACCGATTACGAGCTGCAAACTCTGCTCAAGGTCGAACAGGCCTATGCCGCAAATGCGCGCGTTATCAAGACCTTGGATGAACTCATGCAGCAACTGTTGAGCTGGTAA
- a CDS encoding pyridoxal phosphate-dependent aminotransferase, translating to MTEKFNETAGFVPADRIATLGVSEILQIGARAGALKRAGRPMIILGAGEPDFDTPEHVKEAASAAMALGQTKYTALDGTPELKAAIAEKFRRENGVVYGPAEITVAAGAKQILFNAFMASLNPGDEVIIPTPCWTSYFDIVQIAGGVPVAVPCDGAQGFRLSAEDLAAAITPRTRWVLLNSPSNPTGAAYAEADYRPLLEVLLGRPQIWLMVDDMYEHIVYDGFRFVTPAALEPRLKDRILTVNGVSKAYAMTGWRIGYAGGPEALIKAMAVVQSQSTSCPSSISQAGALAALTGPQDYLAERAASFQKRRDMVVGALNAIPGISCRVPEGAFYTFASCAGVIGKTTPSGRVIDSDRAFCAWLLEEADVAMVPGAAFGLSPYFRISYATSEAELRSALDRITAACAGLAG from the coding sequence ATGACCGAAAAATTCAATGAAACGGCCGGGTTCGTCCCGGCCGATCGGATCGCCACGCTCGGCGTTTCCGAGATCTTGCAGATCGGCGCGCGCGCCGGCGCGCTCAAACGCGCGGGGCGACCGATGATCATCCTCGGCGCGGGCGAGCCCGATTTCGACACTCCCGAGCATGTGAAAGAGGCCGCGAGTGCCGCGATGGCGCTCGGCCAGACGAAATACACCGCGCTTGACGGTACGCCCGAGCTGAAAGCCGCGATCGCCGAGAAGTTCCGGCGCGAGAACGGGGTCGTTTATGGGCCCGCAGAGATCACTGTCGCGGCGGGGGCCAAGCAGATCCTGTTCAACGCCTTCATGGCGAGCCTCAACCCGGGCGATGAGGTGATCATCCCGACGCCGTGCTGGACCTCGTATTTCGACATCGTGCAGATCGCGGGCGGCGTGCCGGTCGCGGTGCCTTGCGACGGCGCGCAGGGGTTCCGACTCTCGGCCGAGGATCTCGCCGCCGCGATCACGCCGCGCACGCGATGGGTCTTGCTCAACTCGCCCTCGAACCCGACGGGCGCGGCCTATGCGGAGGCGGATTACCGGCCGCTGCTCGAGGTGCTGCTCGGGCGTCCGCAGATCTGGCTGATGGTCGACGACATGTATGAGCATATCGTTTACGACGGTTTCCGGTTCGTGACGCCTGCGGCGTTGGAACCGCGGCTGAAGGATCGGATCCTGACGGTGAACGGGGTCTCGAAGGCCTATGCGATGACCGGTTGGCGGATCGGTTATGCCGGCGGGCCCGAGGCGCTGATCAAGGCGATGGCGGTGGTGCAGAGCCAGTCGACCTCCTGCCCAAGCTCGATCAGCCAGGCGGGCGCGCTCGCCGCCTTGACCGGGCCGCAGGACTATCTGGCCGAGCGCGCCGCGAGTTTCCAGAAGCGGCGCGACATGGTGGTGGGGGCGTTGAACGCGATCCCGGGGATCAGCTGTCGCGTGCCCGAGGGGGCGTTTTATACCTTCGCCTCCTGCGCAGGCGTGATCGGGAAAACGACCCCGTCGGGGCGGGTGATCGACTCGGATCGGGCATTTTGCGCCTGGCTTCTGGAGGAGGCCGATGTCGCGATGGTGCCCGGCGCCGCCTTTGGCCTCTCGCCCTATTTCCGGATCTCCTACGCGACCTCGGAGGCGGAGTTGCGCAGCGCGCTGGACCGGATCACCGCCGCCTGCGCCGGGCTTGCAGGTTGA